ATCTTTGGGAAGTTGTTGATATTTTTTGTATTCGATTTGATTAAACTAGACCTACCTTTTCTCTAAGATTAGTAAATATTCGGATTTCATGCCATCAGGATTTTTATTCTTGCGAGATTTGAATAACTGTCTGGTTTTAATTCTATCCTCAAAGACGGTATCAAAAACAAAGCCATTTTCCTGAAAATATTCCTTTAATATTCGCCAAGTTTCTACTTCCACTCCATCCACTTTTGGATTACCGACAAAAATGCAAGCTTTCCCAGCTTGTTTTAATTTTCTGGTGGCATTTTCTAAAGCGTTGATGGTGTGACAAAAGTAGGAATCGAGTATTTTATGTAAATTCTCTTTCTCTAAACTCGCTCTCACCTGATTTAAGGTTTCAGTTTCGATTAATCTGGTAGCCTGTCGGTAGGGAATTTCTAGCTTAGAGATTTTTTGCACTTCTTTTTCTGTATATCCTAACCAATATAAATCTAGTTTTGCTGTTCTGATATATTCTTGTGCTTGCAGATAGGGGGGGGAACTAATTAAACAATCTAACTCTAGATTTTGATCGATCTCAAAAGTGGCACTATCTACTCCTCCATAAAAAAGCACCTGATTATAATTATGCCAAGTGACGGCAATATATTGATTAACGCTGGTTAAAGTTTCCAAACTCATCTCTTTAATCGTTCGTTTTAATTCCTCTTGCCAATCTCTTTGTAATAGTTCTTGTATATCTGATTTTTTGTATTTCGATTGAAATAATTTAGGTTTGGTATGTTCTGCATAGGAAAACTGTTTACTAACTTTCACTAAAACCGCTTGAATGATCTGGGAATACAAATCAGGTTCTAGACTTTTTTGACCTGCCCAAAGTTTCTGTAAAACTGCTAAAATATCCTCTGGATACCAATAGTTTAAATTTGACCACTGAGGGATAAATTTATCCTTGCTGGCAAAAACTTCTAAGATTTTTTTATCTAACTCTGAGTAACTCAATGGTTCTTGGTGTTCTGTAATCTTAATCGGTATAATATGGTTTAAAAGATAATTCAGGTCAGTTAAAACCGCATTTCTTTGACAAAGTTTAGCCTCTAAACCCACCGTACCCGAACCAGCAAAAGGATCGATAATCCAATCATCCTTTTTACTGTAGTTATCAAGACAAAATCTCACCACTTGGGGAATAAATTTGGCAGGATAATAATAGATGCCGTGGGTTAGATAACTGGTGCTGTTGATTTCTGGTACTAAATCTCGAAAAGAAACTAATCGTGGGGTTCCCCGATTAAATCCTTCTAAATTATTAAAATCGAAAAGTTCTAACTGCATGATTCGGCTATCAATTCTCCCTAGGGTAGGCCAGCCAATTAAAATAAAGATTAAAACCGTAGTCGATCAATATTCTAACTTATCGTCCCTTAACCTAACCGAGAACTCAACTTTTTTACTTTTTACTTTTTACTTTTTACTTAACGTGATATACTGCCAGAGGAAAAAATGACGTTTTAAATAGTCTGCGTGAATAGCCAATCCTCGACAATTATAGAACAGGTTAGAGTCCTTGACCCCCTGACACAAACCGATCGCATTGCCGATGTCTGGATTGAGGAGGGGGTAATTAAAGCGATCGAATCTCAGCTTCCCCCAAGAGAAAATAGTAACTATATTTCCGGTCAAAACTGTATTTTTGCTCCAGGATTAGTCGATCTCTA
This Microcystis wesenbergii NRERC-220 DNA region includes the following protein-coding sequences:
- a CDS encoding DNA methyltransferase, which produces MQLELFDFNNLEGFNRGTPRLVSFRDLVPEINSTSYLTHGIYYYPAKFIPQVVRFCLDNYSKKDDWIIDPFAGSGTVGLEAKLCQRNAVLTDLNYLLNHIIPIKITEHQEPLSYSELDKKILEVFASKDKFIPQWSNLNYWYPEDILAVLQKLWAGQKSLEPDLYSQIIQAVLVKVSKQFSYAEHTKPKLFQSKYKKSDIQELLQRDWQEELKRTIKEMSLETLTSVNQYIAVTWHNYNQVLFYGGVDSATFEIDQNLELDCLISSPPYLQAQEYIRTAKLDLYWLGYTEKEVQKISKLEIPYRQATRLIETETLNQVRASLEKENLHKILDSYFCHTINALENATRKLKQAGKACIFVGNPKVDGVEVETWRILKEYFQENGFVFDTVFEDRIKTRQLFKSRKNKNPDGMKSEYLLILEKR